In a genomic window of Mycolicibacillus parakoreensis:
- a CDS encoding class II fumarate hydratase: MADTEYRIEHDTMGEVRVPATALWRAQTQRAVENFPISHRGLERTQIRALGLLKGACAQVNKDLGLLAADRADAIIAAAAEIADGRHDDQFPIDVFQTGSGTSSNMNTNEVIASIAAAGGVTVHPNDDVNMSQSSNDTFPTATHIAATEAAVRHLLPALEVLHTALDEKARQWHAVVKSGRTHLMDAVPVTLGQEFSGYARQIAAGSERVRACLPRLGELAIGGTAVGTGLNAPDGFGAKVVEVLVAETGLTELAPAANSFEAQAARDGLVEASGALRTIAVSLTKIANDVRWMGSGPLTGLGEIQLPDLQPGSSIMPGKVNPVLPEAVTQVAAQVVGNDAAVAWGGAGGAFELNVYIPMMARNLLESFTLLTNVSTLFAERCIVGLVAHEAHMREQAESSPSIVTPLNSAIGYEEAAAVAKEALKERKTIRQTVIDRGLIGETLSEAELDRRLDVLAMAKAKSD, from the coding sequence ATGGCCGACACCGAATACCGCATCGAACACGACACCATGGGCGAGGTCCGGGTGCCCGCCACCGCGCTGTGGCGCGCCCAGACCCAGCGCGCGGTGGAGAACTTCCCGATCTCGCATCGCGGCCTGGAGCGCACCCAGATCCGCGCACTCGGGCTCCTCAAAGGCGCCTGCGCCCAGGTCAACAAGGATCTGGGGCTGCTGGCGGCCGACCGCGCCGACGCGATCATCGCCGCCGCCGCCGAGATCGCCGACGGCCGCCACGACGACCAGTTCCCCATCGACGTGTTCCAGACCGGCTCGGGCACCAGCTCCAACATGAACACCAACGAGGTGATCGCCTCGATCGCCGCGGCGGGCGGGGTCACGGTGCACCCCAACGACGACGTCAACATGTCCCAGTCGTCCAACGACACCTTCCCGACCGCCACCCACATCGCGGCCACCGAGGCCGCGGTGCGCCATCTGCTTCCCGCCCTCGAGGTGCTGCACACCGCGCTCGACGAGAAGGCCCGCCAGTGGCACGCCGTGGTGAAGTCGGGGCGCACCCACCTGATGGACGCGGTGCCGGTCACCCTCGGCCAGGAGTTCTCCGGCTACGCCCGCCAGATCGCCGCCGGCAGCGAGCGGGTGCGTGCCTGCCTGCCGCGGCTGGGCGAGCTCGCGATCGGCGGCACCGCGGTCGGCACCGGACTCAACGCCCCCGACGGGTTCGGCGCCAAGGTGGTCGAAGTGCTCGTCGCCGAGACCGGGCTGACCGAGCTGGCCCCCGCGGCGAACTCGTTTGAGGCCCAGGCCGCCCGCGACGGGCTGGTCGAGGCGTCCGGCGCGCTGCGCACTATCGCGGTCTCGTTGACCAAGATCGCCAACGACGTGCGCTGGATGGGCTCGGGCCCGCTGACCGGGCTGGGCGAGATCCAGCTGCCGGACCTGCAGCCGGGCAGCTCGATCATGCCGGGCAAGGTCAACCCGGTGCTGCCCGAGGCGGTCACCCAGGTGGCCGCCCAGGTGGTCGGCAACGACGCGGCGGTCGCCTGGGGCGGGGCCGGAGGCGCGTTCGAGCTCAACGTCTACATCCCGATGATGGCCCGCAACCTGCTGGAGTCGTTCACGCTGCTGACCAACGTCTCGACGTTGTTCGCCGAGCGCTGCATCGTCGGGCTGGTGGCCCACGAGGCCCACATGCGCGAGCAGGCCGAGTCGTCGCCGTCGATCGTGACCCCGCTGAACTCCGCGATCGGCTACGAGGAGGCCGCCGCGGTCGCCAAGGAGGCGCTCAAGGAGCGCAAGACGATCCGGCAGACCGTGATCGACCGGGGCCTGATCGGAGAGACCCTGTCGGAGGCCGAGCTGGATCGTCGCCTCGACGTGCTGGCGATGGCGAAGGCAAAAAGCGACTAG